In one Natronosalvus amylolyticus genomic region, the following are encoded:
- a CDS encoding uracil-DNA glycosylase family protein codes for MENVTERTSNPFGMRPPFERQDPGSHVAVFGYGDANADFHLIGDHPGIHGGERTGIPFTGTRTGDILLEVFRELGFVSGDRNQPLLSNLFANYVHMCSLPNGRDPTVAEYDELERYFDAELRAINAHILLPVGEHATDHVLREYTTQRHRIELAMPRLHATEIRGRGFLIVPVREPGEWEDTDRERLRARLEAILESDYRQTKGVATRIG; via the coding sequence GTGGAGAACGTTACCGAGCGAACGAGTAACCCATTCGGGATGCGACCGCCTTTCGAACGACAGGACCCTGGTAGTCACGTGGCCGTTTTCGGATATGGTGACGCAAACGCCGACTTTCATCTCATCGGTGATCACCCCGGTATCCACGGCGGCGAGCGAACTGGCATCCCGTTTACCGGTACCCGCACGGGCGACATCCTCCTAGAGGTGTTTCGTGAACTCGGATTCGTCAGCGGCGACCGTAATCAGCCACTGCTTTCGAATCTGTTCGCCAATTACGTTCACATGTGTAGTCTGCCGAACGGACGAGATCCCACGGTGGCCGAATACGACGAACTCGAACGCTACTTCGATGCTGAACTGCGAGCGATAAATGCACACATCCTCTTGCCTGTTGGGGAACACGCTACGGACCACGTTCTACGGGAGTACACGACACAGCGCCATCGAATCGAGCTGGCAATGCCACGACTCCACGCCACGGAGATTCGTGGACGCGGGTTTTTGATCGTCCCCGTTCGCGAGCCGGGCGAATGGGAAGACACGGATCGGGAACGACTACGAGCCAGACTCGAGGCAATACTCGAGTCGGATTATCGCCAGACGAAGGGCGTGGCGACTCGCATTGGATAG
- a CDS encoding J domain-containing protein, with protein MTDDFDFYDLLDVADDASQDEIKTAFREQVRVYHPDLNDDDRAQAQFTAVKKAYDILGDPVERRAYDRLGHEDYVAKRTSGLPSPDLWKRPDDTSSSTSSEIGGTSGGSQSRTTTSSASRSTSRSRTTGTDSGSRDGQTTSGSSGRSSSSATSSESRASSSTSSTTGSSATGANTSTAASSTTGTSANRTGSTTTGQTETPNGDAQTNGGFAQSGRSTAGSRPGRVTDNAIVRWWRNQNFAWPLIYAATLIYLAGLAHFGRAHEATLTALVTEVQSHGSDIGAIWAAISTSRHGVPTPLQFVSSVELVSPPLEALEWYGLLAGIVVLSLLLVVIGRIRWRSETWGPVSIDETIVVAIALTAVTMVIGGPLLTGTVLMPLLFGVIVHRTHQLPGWSPSYLYVGCVLAPAIGFGVILAGYSTLALEIALFGVFPLLGAFGLPLRASIRKRFGR; from the coding sequence ATGACCGATGATTTTGACTTCTACGACCTTCTCGACGTTGCCGATGACGCGTCCCAAGATGAGATCAAGACGGCGTTTCGAGAACAGGTTCGTGTCTACCATCCCGACCTCAACGACGATGATAGAGCGCAAGCGCAGTTTACCGCGGTAAAAAAGGCATACGATATCCTGGGAGACCCCGTCGAGCGACGGGCGTACGACCGACTCGGACACGAAGACTACGTTGCAAAACGGACCTCTGGATTGCCCTCCCCGGACCTCTGGAAACGTCCTGATGACACATCGAGTAGTACCTCCAGCGAGATCGGTGGAACGAGCGGGGGATCGCAATCACGGACGACTACCTCGAGCGCGTCCCGGAGTACATCACGGTCGAGAACGACGGGCACTGACTCCGGTTCACGAGACGGGCAAACGACGTCAGGCAGCAGTGGTCGCTCGAGTTCGAGTGCCACCAGCAGTGAATCCAGGGCATCGTCATCCACGAGTTCGACCACAGGGAGCAGTGCCACAGGTGCAAACACATCGACGGCAGCATCCTCGACGACCGGAACGAGTGCGAATCGAACGGGTTCGACGACAACGGGGCAAACCGAAACACCAAATGGTGATGCACAAACGAACGGTGGGTTTGCGCAGTCGGGTCGGTCCACAGCGGGTTCACGACCCGGCCGAGTGACTGACAACGCGATTGTCCGGTGGTGGCGAAACCAGAACTTCGCCTGGCCGCTCATTTATGCGGCAACGCTCATCTACCTCGCCGGTCTTGCCCATTTTGGACGCGCCCACGAAGCAACACTCACGGCACTCGTAACTGAGGTGCAAAGTCATGGAAGTGATATTGGGGCCATCTGGGCGGCGATATCGACCAGCCGCCACGGCGTTCCGACACCGTTACAGTTCGTCTCGAGTGTCGAACTCGTTTCCCCACCACTTGAAGCACTAGAATGGTATGGTCTCTTGGCTGGAATCGTCGTCCTTTCGCTACTACTGGTTGTCATCGGCCGGATTCGGTGGCGAAGTGAAACCTGGGGCCCCGTATCGATAGACGAAACCATAGTCGTGGCGATTGCACTGACGGCCGTGACGATGGTAATCGGTGGGCCCCTTCTTACGGGTACCGTCCTGATGCCGCTGTTGTTCGGCGTCATCGTCCATCGAACACACCAGCTTCCTGGCTGGTCACCATCGTATCTGTACGTGGGGTGTGTGTTGGCACCCGCAATCGGTTTCGGCGTGATCCTCGCCGGGTACAGCACGTTAGCACTCGAGATAGCGCTGTTCGGTGTTTTCCCGCTCCTCGGTGCTTTTGGGTTGCCCCTGCGGGCCAGTATCAGAAAACGGTTCGGTCGCTGA
- a CDS encoding PadR family transcriptional regulator gives MHDLTGFQRDLLYVIAGADRPSGQNVKEEVEGYYSSEINHGRLYPNLDTLVNKELVEKGQLDRRTNYYAITDEGLARIDERREWEEQYVDV, from the coding sequence ATGCACGATCTGACCGGATTCCAGCGTGACCTGTTGTACGTAATTGCCGGGGCGGACCGACCGTCTGGCCAGAATGTCAAAGAAGAGGTCGAAGGATACTACAGCTCCGAGATTAATCACGGGCGACTGTATCCGAATCTCGATACACTCGTCAACAAAGAACTCGTCGAGAAGGGGCAACTCGACCGTCGGACGAATTATTACGCTATTACCGATGAGGGCCTGGCACGAATCGACGAGCGTCGCGAGTGGGAAGAACAGTACGTCGACGTGTAG
- a CDS encoding winged helix-turn-helix domain-containing protein, producing MSTHANNVTAESTVDTMAKLNVLGDECARTILIATSDGPQTAKELTEIADCSSATVYRRINNLLESELLAECIRFEENGTHTTAYEATVDHVQVTIGQNGIDVSTVAGE from the coding sequence ATGTCAACGCACGCAAACAACGTCACAGCAGAATCGACCGTCGATACCATGGCCAAACTCAACGTACTGGGGGACGAATGCGCACGTACCATTCTGATTGCAACCAGTGACGGCCCACAAACAGCCAAAGAGCTTACCGAGATTGCAGACTGTTCCTCAGCAACGGTCTATCGCCGAATCAACAATCTGCTCGAGAGTGAACTACTGGCGGAGTGTATACGGTTCGAGGAAAACGGAACGCATACGACCGCCTACGAGGCAACCGTCGATCACGTCCAGGTTACAATCGGCCAAAACGGTATCGACGTGTCGACCGTTGCTGGTGAATGA
- a CDS encoding DUF7563 family protein: MNSPKHTWTPTESKSTGTRCRNCGTHVTQQFARVFGDNGDVVHGCPSCTTYREMQSGGHLPTR, from the coding sequence ATGAACTCACCAAAACACACCTGGACGCCAACTGAATCGAAATCGACGGGAACACGCTGTCGCAACTGTGGCACACACGTCACCCAGCAGTTTGCTCGCGTGTTTGGTGATAACGGCGATGTCGTCCACGGTTGCCCATCGTGTACGACGTATCGGGAAATGCAATCGGGTGGCCACTTGCCAACACGCTAA
- a CDS encoding DUF7344 domain-containing protein: MSLQQRRSDTLAESEIFHILGNDRRRAIVQLLASEPGQVDVSAVATAIASQEVGEDVSSNESETVPNNLYKSVYVSLQQTHLPQLEEDDVISYDSSAKTLRRGEQFDAVYQYVDGEHTNDKQLMLSHLSLSVLGLVVIVLAGFSLPFSIDPVLSSVLLFLLVGASSLYRLLT, from the coding sequence ATGTCACTACAGCAACGCCGTTCTGATACGCTGGCCGAAAGCGAAATTTTCCATATTCTCGGGAACGATCGACGTCGAGCGATCGTCCAACTACTCGCGTCTGAACCCGGGCAGGTTGACGTGTCAGCAGTGGCCACGGCGATTGCGTCCCAGGAAGTTGGGGAAGACGTCTCGAGTAACGAGAGCGAGACGGTACCGAACAATCTGTACAAGAGCGTCTACGTCTCGCTGCAACAAACCCATCTCCCGCAACTCGAGGAAGACGACGTCATCTCGTACGATTCGTCGGCGAAAACGCTTCGACGGGGAGAACAGTTCGACGCCGTGTATCAATACGTTGACGGAGAGCACACAAACGACAAACAGCTCATGCTCTCCCATCTCTCCCTCAGTGTTCTCGGCCTGGTCGTGATCGTGCTCGCGGGCTTCTCTCTCCCCTTCAGTATCGATCCGGTGCTCTCGAGCGTACTACTGTTCTTGCTGGTCGGTGCGAGTAGTTTGTATCGACTGTTAACGTAA
- a CDS encoding pentapeptide repeat-containing protein codes for MRTSTVSRKSSTGKSMSTNPRKTSLRKTSLRKTNLRKTNLRKTSLRKTNLRKTNLRKTSLRKTNLRKTSLRKTNLRKTSLRKTNLRKTSPRRTNLRRTNLKRTNLKRTSLKRTSPRKTNPRRTSLKRTSKKRSRSP; via the coding sequence ATGCGGACCTCGACCGTCTCGAGGAAATCCTCGACGGGGAAGTCGATGTCGACGAACCCGAGGAAGACGAGCCTGAGGAAGACGAGCCTGAGGAAGACGAACCTGAGGAAGACGAACCTGAGGAAGACGAGCCTGAGGAAGACGAACCTGAGGAAGACGAACCTGAGGAAGACGAGCCTGAGGAAGACGAACCTGAGGAAGACGAGCCTGAGGAAGACGAACCTGAGGAAGACGAGCCTGAGGAAGACGAACCTGAGGAAGACGAGCCCGAGGAGGACGAACCTGAGGAGGACGAACCTGAAGAGGACGAACCTGAAGAGGACGAGCCTGAAGAGGACGAGCCCGAGGAAGACGAACCCGAGGAGGACGAGCCTGAAGAGGACGTCGAAGAAACGGAGTCGTTCACCGTAG